AGCCAGGCCAAGCTGTTCAGTGACGTGGCGCCGGTGACCGGGATCACCCTGACCAAGCTGGACGGGACCGCCAAGGGCGGGGTGATTTTTGCCATTGCCGATCAGTTCAATATCCCGATCCGCTACATTGGTATCGGCGAGGGGATTGACGATCTCCGTCCATTCGCGGCCAATGAGTTTATTGAAGCACTCTTTAGCGACGAGGAGTAAATCGTGATCCGGTTTCAGCAGGTCAGTAAAGCTTATCGGGGCGGGCGTCAGGCCCTGCAAAAAGTGGATTTCCACCTTCAACCAGCGGAAATGGCGTTTTTAACCGGACACTCCGGGGCCGGTAAGAGTACCTTGCTGAAACTGATCTGTGCCATTGAGCGGCCGAGTGACGGCCAGATTTTTTTCAATGGCCACGAGATTACCCGAATTGAAAACAAGCATATCCCGTTCTTGCGCCGCAATATCGGGATTATCTTTCAGGATCATAAGCTGTTGATGGACCGCAGTGTCTACGACAACGTGGCCTTGCCGCTGCGGGTCGAGCTGGCTTCGGAAGCGGAAATTAAACGCCGGGTGTCGGCGGCGCTGGATAAAGTCGGGTTGCTCGACAAGGCCCGCTGCCTGCCGCTCCAGCTCTCGGGCGGGGAGCAGCAGCGGGTGGGCATTG
Above is a window of Photobacterium sp. TY1-4 DNA encoding:
- the ftsE gene encoding cell division ATP-binding protein FtsE; the protein is MIRFQQVSKAYRGGRQALQKVDFHLQPAEMAFLTGHSGAGKSTLLKLICAIERPSDGQIFFNGHEITRIENKHIPFLRRNIGIIFQDHKLLMDRSVYDNVALPLRVELASEAEIKRRVSAALDKVGLLDKARCLPLQLSGGEQQRVGIARAVVNKPRLLLADEPTGNLDAALSQQVMQLFEEFNRVGVSVLMATHDTSLLSTHNYRRLDLHQGHLREVARGA